A genome region from Candidatus Methanoperedens sp. includes the following:
- a CDS encoding PIN domain-containing protein, whose product MKSPKRDMQQFLVDTNLFVAAIKNPEKKAGALDLILELISNREIHLVGNDLLLLEFDKYSEKFKSGTTTYLIEKLKDKMEVVEVGENYIKTCSQYITKNNIVDIIHAATCLQENAILITNDKHFDRISKENIIQVWNISSAIKNLL is encoded by the coding sequence ATGAAGTCGCCAAAAAGAGATATGCAGCAATTCTTGGTTGATACAAATTTATTTGTTGCAGCGATCAAGAATCCCGAAAAGAAAGCTGGTGCTCTTGACTTAATTTTGGAACTTATATCAAATAGGGAAATTCATCTTGTGGGCAACGACCTGCTTTTATTGGAATTCGATAAGTATTCCGAGAAATTTAAATCCGGAACAACGACCTATTTGATAGAAAAATTAAAAGATAAAATGGAAGTTGTTGAAGTCGGTGAAAATTATATCAAAACATGTTCACAATACATTACAAAAAATAATATTGTTGATATTATTCATGCAGCCACATGTCTTCAGGAAAATGCGATATTGATTACTAACGACAAACATTTTGATAGAATATCGAAAGAGAATATTATACAAGTTTGGAATATAAGTAGTGCAATAAAGAATCTTTTATGA
- a CDS encoding nucleotidyltransferase, translated as MTTPRINIPKETIAEFCKKWKIREFAFFGSVLCDDFRPDSDIDVLVTFSEDAKHTLFDLIHMEKELKEIFGREVDIVSRRGIESSRNYIRKNAILSSAEAVYAA; from the coding sequence ATGACCACACCCCGCATAAACATCCCCAAAGAAACCATAGCAGAATTCTGCAAAAAGTGGAAAATACGTGAATTCGCTTTTTTCGGTTCGGTACTCTGCGATGATTTTCGTCCGGACAGCGACATTGATGTACTTGTGACTTTCAGCGAAGATGCAAAGCATACACTGTTCGATCTCATCCACATGGAAAAAGAACTTAAAGAGATTTTTGGACGTGAAGTGGATATAGTCAGCCGCAGGGGAATTGAATCCAGCAGGAATTATATTCGGAAAAACGCTATTTTGAGTTCGGCGGAGGCTGTTTATGCAGCGTGA